In Desulfofustis limnaeus, the genomic stretch TGACGGCCAGCGCCGTGGCAATGGCCGCGACCGTCGGCTCGCTGATCGGCTCATCCCCGGCCGCGACCGTGGTCTCAGCCCTAGCGGCGTGGCCCTCTGGCAACCGGCAGAGCCGGCCCAACAGAGCGACGACCAGCTGCAGCACGATCAGGGCGACAAAGGTGACGCCCATGCCCAGCACCGTCGTGGCCAACCCGGCCATCATCTTTTCGGCCAGACTCATCTCGACGATCTGTGCCGGATCACCGAATGTCGCCAGCAAGGCCATGATATCCATGGATCGTCCTCCTGATGCTCAGAGCGGGATGTTGCCGTGAATCTTGGCCGGACGCCGCTCCCGTTTGCCATCCAACATGGCCAGCCCGTCGATGATCCGCTGCCGGGTGGTCCGTGGTTCGATGACATCGTCGACGAAGCCGCGCTCCGCGGCCTTGTATGGCGTGGCGAATTCGGCCTGATAGTCGGTGAGGATCTTCTGTCGGGCGGCCTCGGGATCATCGGCCCGGGCCAGATCGTTCTTGAAGATGATATTGACCGCCCCTTCCGAGCCCATCACCGCAATCTCGGCCGTCGGCCAGGCAAACACCAGATCCGCCCCGAGCGATTTCGAGCACATGGCCACGTAGGCGCCGCCGTAGGCCTTGCGGGTGATGACGGTGATCTTCGGCACCGTCGCCTCACTGTAGGCGTACAGGATCTTGGCACCGTGGCGGATAATGCCGCCATGTTCCTGGGCGGTTCCGGGCAAAAAGCCGGGCACGTCGACGAAGGTCAGCAACGGCAGGTGAAAGGCGCTGCAGGTGCGAATGAAACGGGCCGCCTTATCACCGGCGTTAAGATCGAGACAACCGGCCATCATCGCCGGCTGATTGGCGATGATGCCTACCGGTTGGCCGGCCACCCGAGCCAGCACGGTGATCAGGTTGGTGGCGAAATAGGGTTGATACTCCAGGAAATCACCGTCGTCGACCACCAGCCTGATGATCTCGTGCATATCGTACGGCTTGTTGGGGTGATCGGGGATAATGGTGTCAAAGACCTCGATCATCCGGTTCGGATCGTCACCACGGTCGTGCAGGGGCGGTTTTTCCTGGTTGTTGGGCGGCAGATAGGAGAGCAACCGCCTGATCCCGGCCAGACAGTCTTGATCAGATGCGGCCAGGAAGTGGACATTGCCGCTGGTCCGGTTGTGGGTCATGGCGCCGCCGAGTTCTTCGGCGCTCACCTGTTCGCCGGTCACCGTACGAATCACCTGCGGCCCGGTAATGAACATCTGCGAGGTCTGATCCACCATGAAGATGAAATCGGTCAGGGCCGGCGAGTAGACGGCTCCGCCGGCACAGGGTCCCATGATCGCCGAGATCTGCGGAACCACGCCGGAGTAGATGGCATTGCG encodes the following:
- a CDS encoding acyl-CoA carboxylase subunit beta gives rise to the protein MEKIELLRNKRQRIALGGGQERIDKQHEKGKLTARERLLALFDQQTFVELDAFIACRCTNFGMDKLGFEGESVVTGYGRVDGRLVYAFSQDFTVTGGALGEMHARKVVKAMDAAVKVGAPIVGLNDSGGARIQEAVDALSGYGEIFYRNAIYSGVVPQISAIMGPCAGGAVYSPALTDFIFMVDQTSQMFITGPQVIRTVTGEQVSAEELGGAMTHNRTSGNVHFLAASDQDCLAGIRRLLSYLPPNNQEKPPLHDRGDDPNRMIEVFDTIIPDHPNKPYDMHEIIRLVVDDGDFLEYQPYFATNLITVLARVAGQPVGIIANQPAMMAGCLDLNAGDKAARFIRTCSAFHLPLLTFVDVPGFLPGTAQEHGGIIRHGAKILYAYSEATVPKITVITRKAYGGAYVAMCSKSLGADLVFAWPTAEIAVMGSEGAVNIIFKNDLARADDPEAARQKILTDYQAEFATPYKAAERGFVDDVIEPRTTRQRIIDGLAMLDGKRERRPAKIHGNIPL
- a CDS encoding OadG family protein produces the protein MDIMALLATFGDPAQIVEMSLAEKMMAGLATTVLGMGVTFVALIVLQLVVALLGRLCRLPEGHAARAETTVAAGDEPISEPTVAAIATALAVMLQAAPQDLVIREIRRVGAPPSAWSRAGIGEQMRDEG